From bacterium, one genomic window encodes:
- a CDS encoding ABC transporter ATP-binding protein translates to MISINNLTKRYGDFEAVHDLNLQVPAGEVFGFLGPNGAGKTTTIKVLSGLLLPTRGHVSVGGYDVVTEPLKAKAVTGFIPDTPFLFERLTGSEFLRFAGKLYGMSNSAAGEAAAGQLGFFDLTQWSDQLIESYSHGMKKRLAMAAALLHSPKVLIVDEPMVGLDPRGARKVRKLFRDLAREGMTIFLTTHELSTAEAVCDRIGIIHHGRVTALGSVEELGQQIRVPGSHLEEIFLRLTIESEGENQAFFGIGNEE, encoded by the coding sequence ATGATTTCCATAAACAACCTCACAAAACGTTACGGTGATTTCGAGGCGGTACACGACCTGAACCTGCAGGTTCCTGCAGGAGAGGTGTTTGGTTTCCTGGGCCCCAACGGTGCAGGAAAAACGACCACTATAAAGGTGTTATCGGGACTTTTGCTCCCCACAAGGGGCCATGTCTCGGTGGGGGGTTATGACGTGGTCACAGAACCGCTCAAGGCCAAAGCTGTTACGGGGTTTATTCCCGATACACCCTTTCTTTTTGAGCGGTTGACCGGGAGTGAATTCCTGCGGTTTGCAGGAAAGCTTTACGGTATGAGCAATAGTGCCGCAGGTGAGGCGGCTGCCGGACAACTCGGATTTTTCGATCTTACCCAATGGTCTGACCAACTGATTGAAAGCTATTCCCACGGTATGAAAAAACGGTTGGCCATGGCGGCAGCTCTGCTCCACAGCCCCAAAGTCCTTATCGTTGATGAACCCATGGTGGGACTGGACCCCAGGGGAGCCCGGAAGGTAAGGAAGTTGTTCAGGGATCTGGCTCGGGAAGGAATGACCATTTTTTTAACGACCCACGAGCTTTCCACAGCAGAGGCGGTTTGCGACCGGATCGGGATCATTCATCACGGGAGGGTAACCGCCCTGGGAAGTGTGGAGGAACTTGGGCAGCAGATCCGCGTTCCCGGATCTCATCTGGAAGAGATCTTTCTGCGGCTTACAATTGAGAGTGAAGGGGAAAATCAGGCTTTTTTTGGAATAGGGAATGAGGAATAG
- a CDS encoding trypsin-like peptidase domain-containing protein, giving the protein MPRIFSASFRLFQVATAAAIFFLAGFACLAVADSVDSELFALKSTGRAFVRISRDVTPSVVNIRTFRRSSSRRFGPSDRFFGEMFEPFREFFGQDFGREYFGPSDEKMLQVGLGSGVIVKKEGIILTNNHVIEGAEEIRVTLSDRAEVSATVIGSDPRTDIAVLKLPEGNYPVATMGDSDNIEVGEWAIAIGNPFGLGQSVTVGIVSAKGRADVGLADLEDFIQTDAAINPGNSGGPLIDLDGKVIGINTAIFSRSGGYQGIGFAIPSNMASTIMENLLRTGRVVRSDLGLRVQEVTDAILEAFGAGVSQGVIVSEVLEGGVAKDTGIKRGDIITRVKGRIVENVDSFYRISSVLPVGHEVPVVLIRDGLPSTFMVKVGELPARPRDGGVRLQTALGFSVDELTEKLAEQLGYRYERGVLITRIARMSQADKAGLRPGDLIVKINGSPTPDLETFKSKFEAVEWGENVKVSIIREGSELTAKMVLKQ; this is encoded by the coding sequence GTGCCTCGGATTTTTTCAGCTAGCTTCCGCCTGTTCCAGGTCGCCACAGCAGCGGCGATATTTTTTTTAGCTGGTTTCGCCTGTTTGGCTGTGGCCGACTCCGTGGACAGTGAACTGTTTGCCCTTAAGAGTACGGGCCGGGCTTTTGTCCGCATCAGTCGTGACGTCACCCCCTCTGTCGTGAACATAAGGACCTTTCGGCGTTCTTCATCCAGAAGATTCGGGCCCTCGGACCGGTTCTTCGGTGAGATGTTCGAGCCGTTCAGAGAGTTCTTTGGACAGGACTTCGGAAGAGAGTATTTCGGCCCGTCTGATGAAAAAATGCTCCAGGTCGGGTTGGGCTCAGGGGTCATCGTTAAAAAAGAGGGCATTATCCTGACCAACAACCATGTCATCGAAGGTGCAGAGGAGATCAGAGTCACTTTAAGCGACAGGGCGGAGGTTTCCGCTACGGTAATCGGCAGCGATCCGCGGACCGATATCGCCGTGCTCAAGCTGCCGGAGGGAAACTACCCGGTCGCCACGATGGGGGATTCCGACAATATCGAAGTGGGAGAATGGGCCATAGCAATAGGCAACCCCTTTGGACTTGGACAGAGTGTAACGGTGGGGATCGTAAGCGCCAAAGGGAGGGCTGATGTGGGGTTGGCCGACCTGGAGGATTTTATTCAGACCGATGCGGCTATCAATCCAGGTAACAGCGGAGGCCCGCTCATCGATCTGGACGGTAAGGTGATCGGCATCAATACCGCTATTTTCAGCCGAAGCGGCGGCTACCAGGGGATCGGGTTTGCTATTCCTTCCAACATGGCCTCCACTATCATGGAAAATCTTCTTCGAACCGGCCGGGTGGTCCGATCGGATCTGGGTTTGAGGGTTCAGGAGGTCACAGACGCCATCCTGGAAGCTTTTGGAGCCGGTGTGAGCCAAGGGGTGATCGTCAGTGAAGTTCTTGAAGGGGGAGTGGCAAAAGACACCGGTATTAAACGGGGGGACATCATTACACGGGTCAAGGGGAGGATCGTGGAAAATGTGGATTCCTTTTACAGGATATCAAGTGTCCTTCCTGTTGGTCATGAAGTTCCGGTAGTCCTGATCAGGGATGGTCTGCCGAGCACCTTCATGGTCAAGGTGGGAGAACTGCCCGCCCGGCCCCGTGATGGGGGTGTGCGCCTGCAGACAGCTCTTGGTTTCTCGGTGGATGAACTGACAGAAAAACTGGCGGAGCAACTCGGCTACAGGTACGAAAGAGGAGTCCTGATCACACGCATCGCCAGGATGAGCCAGGCCGACAAGGCCGGGCTTCGGCCGGGGGACCTCATTGTCAAGATCAACGGATCTCCCACCCCTGACCTTGAAACATTCAAATCCAAATTCGAGGCCGTCGAGTGGGGAGAGAATGTTAAGGTAAGTATCATTCGGGAGGGGAGTGAATTAACAGCGAAGATGGTTTTGAAACAATAA
- a CDS encoding RNA polymerase factor sigma-32: MTDKKKTTVQTRSGSKLAPEARPKARDSTSTKIKARIKPKPKTRIKSKADPAPRDKASQQTPEEVVSPDEIILSESEILPENEPADLKGTNVVSDSSSRPAIYDPVSAYYQTLRHYPVLTREEEKEVAIRYLETEDIDSAYTLVTSNLKLVIKIALEYRRLWREIVDLIQEGNVGLMQAVKKYDPYRGVRFSSYAAWWVRAYIIRYIMNNTRMVKIGTTQAQRTLYFQLGKERERLRRMGIEPDSKAIAKSLKVKKSEVDEMTMRLSTGDLSLEAKRGHDGDFSLYDTIPALEPDTETRVADAETRLIYLEKLSEFVATLADRDRKIFTMRWMRDDPYTLQVVGEKLGITRERVRQLEARIIKNLREYLEKEGLSASDFFS; this comes from the coding sequence ATGACTGATAAGAAGAAAACCACAGTCCAAACCAGGTCCGGGTCCAAATTGGCGCCGGAGGCCAGGCCCAAGGCTAGGGACAGTACCAGTACTAAGATTAAGGCCAGGATTAAGCCTAAGCCTAAGACCCGGATAAAGTCTAAAGCCGATCCTGCTCCCCGAGATAAAGCCAGCCAGCAAACTCCGGAAGAGGTGGTTTCCCCCGATGAGATCATCCTTTCGGAGTCAGAAATTCTCCCTGAAAATGAACCGGCGGATCTCAAAGGAACAAATGTTGTAAGTGATTCCTCCTCCAGACCGGCCATATACGATCCGGTCTCCGCCTATTATCAGACACTTCGCCATTACCCTGTCCTGACTCGGGAGGAGGAAAAGGAAGTGGCTATCAGGTACCTGGAAACAGAGGATATCGATTCTGCTTATACCCTCGTAACGTCGAACCTCAAACTTGTCATAAAGATCGCTCTTGAGTACAGGCGCCTGTGGAGGGAGATTGTAGACCTTATTCAGGAAGGGAATGTGGGGCTGATGCAGGCAGTCAAAAAATATGACCCCTATCGAGGTGTACGCTTTTCTTCCTATGCCGCCTGGTGGGTCAGAGCCTATATCATACGTTACATCATGAATAACACGAGGATGGTGAAGATAGGGACGACCCAGGCCCAGAGGACCCTCTATTTCCAGCTGGGGAAAGAGCGTGAACGGCTAAGACGGATGGGGATCGAACCTGATTCCAAGGCTATCGCAAAATCCCTCAAGGTAAAAAAATCGGAAGTGGATGAGATGACCATGCGCCTGAGCACAGGAGATCTTTCCCTGGAGGCCAAGCGCGGACATGATGGAGATTTCTCCCTTTACGATACGATCCCCGCTCTTGAACCGGATACAGAGACCAGGGTTGCGGATGCCGAAACAAGGTTAATTTATCTTGAAAAGTTGTCCGAATTTGTGGCGACACTTGCTGACCGGGATCGGAAGATCTTTACAATGAGATGGATGAGAGATGATCCATATACGCTGCAGGTCGTTGGTGAAAAGCTGGGGATAACCAGAGAAAGGGTCAGGCAGCTGGAGGCCAGGATCATCAAAAACCTGAGGGAGTATCTTGAAAAAGAGGGACTCAGTGCCTCGGATTTTTTCAGCTAG
- the rlmN gene encoding 23S rRNA (adenine(2503)-C(2))-methyltransferase RlmN, producing the protein MVNFFDLSFEELEELLAGLDPRPFRTAQVLRWVYTLGAADFRNMTDMPVSMRKSLAGLCDLLPLREIERSETCDQTVKFLHMLEDGEMIESVLIPEDGHNTLCISTQSGCNMSCAFCETGRNPGGRNLTTGEILAQIVYAIRFTGDRLNVRNLVFMGMGEPLLNLESLQPALEVILSDRGLNFSPRRVTVSTCGWVPGIIRLATEGPEINLAVSLNATDDKTRSRIMPVNRQYPIGSLMEAVGRFPLKARSRITFEYVLIEGVNDTQEDVRRLQKLLKGLPAKVNLIPCNENFSGLRAPSEDKTRAFQDSLFDHGVLATMRRSRGQEIGAACGQLKAGSAGNQHD; encoded by the coding sequence ATGGTTAATTTTTTTGATCTGTCATTTGAGGAACTCGAGGAGCTATTAGCTGGTCTCGATCCCCGTCCTTTTCGAACGGCCCAGGTGCTGCGCTGGGTTTACACGCTGGGCGCAGCTGATTTCAGGAATATGACCGATATGCCGGTATCAATGAGGAAATCACTTGCCGGTCTTTGCGATCTATTGCCTCTGAGGGAGATCGAGAGGAGCGAAACCTGCGACCAAACAGTGAAGTTCCTCCATATGCTGGAGGACGGAGAGATGATAGAATCCGTTCTCATCCCGGAGGACGGTCACAATACATTGTGTATATCCACCCAGTCCGGATGCAACATGTCATGCGCCTTTTGTGAGACGGGCAGGAACCCTGGCGGCAGGAACCTCACTACAGGGGAGATCCTGGCTCAGATCGTGTACGCCATACGGTTTACCGGTGACAGGCTGAATGTGAGAAATCTTGTGTTTATGGGAATGGGAGAGCCCCTTCTTAATCTCGAGTCCCTGCAGCCGGCCCTGGAGGTGATCCTTTCGGACAGGGGGTTGAATTTCAGCCCGCGGAGGGTAACAGTCTCCACCTGTGGTTGGGTTCCCGGTATCATACGGCTGGCAACAGAGGGACCGGAAATCAATCTGGCCGTATCTCTTAATGCCACCGATGACAAAACCAGATCAAGGATAATGCCGGTTAACAGGCAATATCCCATTGGATCTCTAATGGAAGCCGTCGGCAGGTTCCCGCTGAAGGCCAGGAGCAGGATAACATTCGAGTATGTGCTCATTGAGGGTGTCAACGATACACAAGAGGATGTCCGGCGTTTACAGAAGCTCCTCAAGGGGCTTCCCGCCAAGGTCAATCTAATCCCGTGCAACGAGAACTTTTCAGGCCTCAGGGCGCCTTCTGAGGACAAAACCAGGGCTTTTCAGGACAGTCTATTTGATCACGGTGTTCTGGCAACGATGAGAAGGAGCCGAGGGCAGGAGATCGGCGCTGCATGTGGTCAATTAAAGGCGGGATCCGCCGGGAATCAACATGACTGA
- the ndk gene encoding nucleoside-diphosphate kinase: MARIEQTLSIIKPDGVKKNVIGDVLSRFESAGLRVAAIKMVHMTPEQAGGFYIVHKERPFYGELMEYMSSGPVVVLVLEGNDAISRNRDIMGATNPKEAVPGTIRADHAESIEKNIVHGSDSPESAVVEIACFFDDEEIF; this comes from the coding sequence ATGGCACGGATCGAACAAACACTTTCCATCATCAAGCCCGACGGTGTTAAAAAAAATGTCATCGGCGATGTGCTGTCCAGATTTGAGTCTGCAGGGCTCAGGGTCGCAGCTATAAAAATGGTACACATGACACCGGAACAGGCAGGTGGATTCTACATCGTACATAAGGAAAGGCCTTTCTATGGGGAGTTAATGGAGTACATGTCCTCCGGACCAGTCGTGGTCCTGGTGCTCGAGGGTAACGATGCCATTTCCAGGAACCGTGATATTATGGGTGCTACCAACCCGAAAGAGGCTGTACCCGGGACCATCAGGGCCGATCATGCCGAGAGCATTGAAAAAAACATTGTTCACGGTTCCGATTCTCCGGAATCGGCTGTTGTTGAGATCGCCTGTTTTTTCGATGATGAGGAAATATTTTAG